The following coding sequences lie in one Natrarchaeobius halalkaliphilus genomic window:
- a CDS encoding DUF7097 family protein, with product MERTPNGTAVGVDDPYEFAGICDYLTNDGRCRYAFDHYEADPEFARDRAREDYACPVVDSGSEADSGAPDRESDALPGWSDCPHFRSRNHDRECVRCGLEEKRIAHDDERPLLEEHHLSYADGLRSSGESDASDSVNLSHEITIYLCRWCHAKVHTSWARITDDVAPDPDAIAALEDRRGREYDELGFESAAERRDER from the coding sequence ATGGAGCGAACCCCGAACGGGACCGCCGTGGGAGTCGACGACCCCTACGAGTTCGCCGGCATCTGTGACTATCTCACGAACGACGGACGATGCCGATACGCCTTCGATCACTACGAAGCCGACCCGGAGTTCGCTCGCGACCGGGCACGGGAGGACTACGCCTGCCCGGTCGTCGACTCTGGATCCGAGGCTGATAGCGGCGCGCCGGACCGCGAGAGCGACGCTCTCCCTGGCTGGTCCGACTGTCCCCACTTCCGGTCGCGAAATCACGACCGCGAGTGCGTCCGCTGTGGCCTCGAGGAAAAGCGAATCGCTCACGACGACGAGCGCCCGTTACTCGAAGAACACCACCTCTCCTACGCCGACGGGCTTCGGTCCTCGGGCGAATCCGACGCGTCGGATTCTGTGAACCTCTCTCACGAGATCACGATCTATCTCTGTCGGTGGTGTCACGCCAAAGTCCACACGTCCTGGGCGCGGATCACCGACGACGTCGCGCCCGACCCGGACGCGATCGCCGCACTCGAGGATCGCCGGGGACGGGAGTACGACGAACTGGGGTTCGAATCGGCGGCCGAGCGGCGTGACGAACGGTAG
- a CDS encoding DUF5800 family protein produces MTTLAFDDDGVDVVYEGTEFRLERELIEEATEKSYYDVTDHEVLKIVAQQPNLQGEPRRVGDILD; encoded by the coding sequence ATGACAACGCTTGCGTTCGACGACGACGGCGTCGACGTCGTCTACGAAGGAACCGAGTTTCGCCTCGAGCGTGAACTCATCGAGGAAGCGACGGAGAAATCCTACTACGACGTGACCGACCACGAGGTGTTGAAGATCGTCGCCCAACAGCCGAACCTGCAGGGAGAGCCCCGGCGCGTCGGTGATATCCTCGACTGA
- a CDS encoding polymer-forming cytoskeletal protein: MAVRRDPLDELVVPDGTQAKEVALETGGDVLVGARSTVEFGVRGRNVLAGENVDFGGEIEADGDCRLDMWCDVAANVLVGQDAYIGERVHIGGELRVAGDLDIGDDVDIEEGFEANGWIVIRNPMPTIVFLFVYLKHLLLLGEEDTAQRLIDELVDDDGEPDAEPLVIPRNATVGDDAWRVSTPATIGSDCRLHGNVRAETIEVDTDCDIFGSLRARGEVTVGEGTRIHGDLTTRDGNVLIEADARVLGDVSCTDLELRPGAEVDGTIRADGEITMGTSERDLE, translated from the coding sequence GTGGCCGTACGCAGGGATCCACTCGACGAACTCGTCGTCCCCGACGGAACGCAAGCCAAAGAAGTCGCCCTCGAGACCGGCGGAGACGTCCTCGTCGGTGCCCGATCGACCGTCGAGTTCGGCGTGCGCGGTCGGAACGTCCTCGCCGGCGAGAACGTCGATTTCGGCGGCGAGATTGAAGCCGACGGCGACTGTCGGCTCGATATGTGGTGCGACGTCGCGGCGAACGTACTGGTCGGACAGGACGCCTACATCGGTGAACGAGTCCACATCGGCGGCGAGCTCAGGGTCGCTGGTGACCTCGATATCGGTGACGACGTCGATATCGAGGAGGGCTTCGAGGCCAACGGCTGGATAGTTATTCGAAACCCGATGCCGACGATCGTCTTCCTGTTCGTCTATCTCAAACACCTCCTCCTCCTCGGTGAAGAAGACACCGCCCAGCGGCTCATCGACGAACTGGTCGACGACGACGGAGAACCCGATGCCGAGCCGCTCGTGATACCCCGAAACGCGACCGTCGGGGACGACGCCTGGCGCGTCTCGACGCCCGCGACGATCGGTTCCGACTGTCGCCTGCACGGAAACGTCCGGGCCGAAACGATCGAGGTCGACACCGACTGCGACATCTTCGGGAGCCTTCGCGCTCGAGGCGAGGTCACGGTCGGTGAGGGAACCCGAATCCACGGAGATCTGACGACCCGAGACGGAAACGTGCTCATCGAAGCCGATGCGCGCGTCCTCGGTGACGTTTCCTGTACTGACCTCGAACTCCGTCCGGGTGCCGAAGTCGACGGAACGATCCGCGCCGACGGCGAGATTACGATGGGAACGTCCGAGCGTGACCTCGAGTGA
- a CDS encoding electron transfer flavoprotein subunit beta/FixA family protein, which produces MRSIVLTKGVPDFSEGAVSFDEDGHLERGKTPTVMNPNDGFAAEAALQTRVRHGGHVSAMSMGPPGYAEVLEEAMESVYADDSYLLSDRELAASDTWATAITLSAGLEKYQEEVGEIDLVFAGFKSADGETGQTGPQTSWALDWPIVTHVIALDIDPDERLLRAKRLVEGDVDEIETVEAPLPCFVVTDPEFEPTYRKASHRLSHKRLRSETQGRASDHEEHLTTWSQEDLNLDPEYIGLDGSPTIVSSVDPIPKAPSEREATMIEFDDDDGMGQVLGEMQPFAASGGDGP; this is translated from the coding sequence ATGCGGTCGATCGTACTGACGAAAGGCGTTCCCGACTTCTCGGAGGGTGCTGTGTCCTTCGACGAAGACGGCCACCTGGAGCGAGGAAAGACACCGACAGTCATGAACCCGAACGACGGCTTCGCCGCCGAGGCGGCCTTACAGACGAGGGTTCGCCACGGCGGGCACGTCAGCGCGATGAGCATGGGGCCGCCGGGGTATGCCGAAGTACTCGAGGAAGCGATGGAGTCGGTGTACGCCGACGACAGCTACCTGCTTTCGGATCGCGAACTGGCCGCGTCGGACACGTGGGCGACGGCGATCACGCTCAGCGCCGGTCTCGAGAAGTATCAGGAAGAAGTCGGTGAGATCGACCTCGTCTTTGCCGGCTTCAAGTCGGCCGACGGGGAAACGGGCCAGACCGGTCCCCAGACGTCCTGGGCGCTGGACTGGCCGATCGTCACCCACGTGATCGCGCTCGATATCGATCCCGACGAGCGCCTCCTGCGGGCGAAGCGCCTCGTCGAGGGAGACGTCGACGAGATCGAGACCGTCGAAGCACCGCTCCCGTGTTTCGTCGTCACCGATCCGGAGTTCGAACCGACGTACCGCAAAGCGTCCCATCGACTGTCGCACAAACGGCTTCGATCGGAGACCCAAGGGCGAGCGAGCGACCACGAAGAGCATCTCACGACCTGGAGTCAGGAGGATCTCAACCTCGATCCGGAGTACATCGGACTCGATGGCTCTCCGACGATCGTTTCCTCGGTCGACCCGATTCCCAAAGCGCCGTCGGAGCGCGAAGCGACTATGATCGAGTTCGACGATGACGACGGGATGGGACAGGTTCTCGGAGAAATGCAGCCGTTCGCCGCGAGCGGAGGTGACGGTCCGTGA
- a CDS encoding electron transfer flavoprotein subunit alpha/FixB family protein, with amino-acid sequence MTEIEPGEHTVDELNERLETVDDEEVLETVLEAEQSGQDRKTAREAIRSRLEAVDAPGNEENGASGGDEDDESAGEEEPDAGDDESAGEEESDDGGEEDDGLTHPTRDKRHVRALADGDYEDMWVFCETQGGELLEVSREMLGKARRLMDQFSEDYGDEERVVAYLMGDDCEGLAEECIAYGADVALYHDDTRLERFLHKPYTEISAHMARGEGTAESTDWRDYDKPRYILFPATNNGRDLSAKVQAELDSGLASDCSDLFIEENEVSNPVKTGEPGVKKTFEKVLHMKRPDFSGFEYSTILCLDNPGREFHPQGASIIPGSFDPIERDDDREGDVIEHDMELDEDWFRVEITEYDQLEAGVDLTGHEVVVCLGRGIADDPTVGMELGLDLVDAFEDAELAITRGIVTSSYQFEGHVERYSKEERQIGETGQVVAPQLYIAAGVSGAVQHKVGMDQSDTIVAINTDTDARIRDFSDYFIEGDLFEVLPRLTDAVEAGETTLEAVADGHGGDGHE; translated from the coding sequence GTGACGGAGATCGAACCCGGCGAGCACACGGTCGACGAACTGAACGAGCGCCTCGAGACGGTCGACGATGAAGAGGTCTTAGAAACCGTCCTCGAGGCCGAGCAGTCCGGACAGGATCGAAAGACGGCCCGCGAAGCGATCCGCAGTCGACTCGAGGCCGTCGATGCGCCCGGTAACGAGGAGAACGGAGCGAGCGGCGGCGATGAAGACGACGAGAGTGCTGGCGAAGAAGAACCCGACGCGGGAGACGACGAGAGTGCTGGCGAAGAAGAATCCGACGATGGAGGCGAGGAAGACGACGGGCTCACTCACCCCACCCGTGACAAACGCCACGTTCGGGCGCTTGCGGACGGTGACTACGAGGACATGTGGGTCTTCTGTGAGACGCAGGGTGGCGAGTTGCTCGAGGTGTCGCGTGAGATGCTCGGCAAGGCTCGCCGGCTGATGGACCAGTTCTCAGAGGACTACGGGGACGAAGAGCGCGTCGTCGCGTACCTCATGGGTGACGACTGCGAGGGGCTGGCCGAGGAGTGCATCGCCTACGGCGCGGACGTCGCGCTCTACCACGACGATACGCGACTGGAACGGTTCCTCCACAAGCCGTACACCGAAATATCGGCTCATATGGCTCGCGGCGAGGGGACGGCCGAGAGTACGGACTGGCGCGACTACGACAAGCCCCGGTATATCCTGTTCCCGGCGACGAACAACGGACGGGATCTCTCGGCAAAGGTACAGGCGGAGCTCGACTCGGGGCTCGCCTCGGACTGTTCTGACCTGTTCATCGAGGAAAACGAGGTCTCGAATCCCGTCAAGACCGGCGAACCCGGCGTCAAAAAGACCTTCGAGAAGGTACTTCACATGAAGCGACCGGACTTCTCGGGCTTCGAGTACTCGACGATCCTCTGCCTCGACAACCCGGGTCGAGAGTTCCACCCCCAGGGGGCATCGATTATTCCGGGTAGCTTCGACCCGATCGAGCGCGACGACGACCGGGAGGGGGACGTGATCGAACACGACATGGAACTCGACGAGGACTGGTTCCGCGTCGAGATCACCGAGTACGACCAGCTCGAGGCCGGCGTCGATCTGACGGGCCACGAGGTCGTCGTCTGTCTCGGTCGCGGCATCGCGGACGACCCGACCGTGGGGATGGAGCTCGGACTCGATCTGGTCGACGCGTTCGAGGACGCCGAACTCGCCATTACTCGAGGAATCGTCACCTCCTCGTACCAGTTCGAGGGCCACGTCGAACGGTACTCGAAAGAAGAACGCCAGATCGGTGAAACCGGACAGGTCGTCGCCCCCCAGCTCTACATCGCAGCGGGTGTCTCGGGTGCGGTCCAACACAAGGTCGGCATGGACCAATCGGACACGATCGTCGCGATCAACACCGACACCGACGCGCGGATCCGAGACTTCAGTGATTACTTCATCGAGGGTGACCTGTTCGAGGTCCTGCCACGGTTGACCGACGCGGTCGAAGCGGGCGAGACGACGCTCGAGGCGGTTGCGGACGGACATGGAGGTGACGGACATGAGTAA
- a CDS encoding FAD-dependent monooxygenase: MSNQSEREHYDAIVVGCGPGGAAAAVRLADHGIETLVLERGTEAGSKNVSGGLIYAEESAPYTIDSLFDGFREQAAERPVTEYRIHNVAGNSVKTYDLTDLHEHDTDWCDAVLRRRMDSWLEDRVHEKTSETGGGVLTDVRVNGLLRENGEIVGVTCDELDPIEADLIVAADGVNSELARDAGLMDWDEPDEWFQGVKAVVDMEPDVIDDRFDLEADEGVAHLFSGDLFEDVRGGGFLYTNEDSLSIGTVFHLDSLVEQQAEPHELLDALLTHPLLATWLGDEYDEREYAAKLVPDSKKVAHPEPYQDRLVLVGDAAGQMQAQGPIIKGMNHAVTAGALAADAFAVTRGNADPEAAGRRYAQMLEDSGTMDKLRPRRYEVARAVGERDLVTNAVDRVLESPIGSIAVGNPISNRLLKRAYNSPFLVSMLPDTSTGYVTLPSVIGETHGKTIHWDNEIEPPTLEERIGDLTYDTDVGNPHIELVDESYDASGAAVATCPVSAEDFGGGCYRSETVQTNGTEKTVVSLDTQPCVECGTCAVVAETEWEHPRGGKGVEYREG; this comes from the coding sequence ATGAGTAACCAATCCGAGAGAGAACACTACGACGCGATCGTCGTCGGCTGTGGTCCCGGCGGGGCGGCCGCCGCCGTACGACTTGCCGATCACGGCATCGAAACGCTCGTCTTAGAGCGCGGGACGGAAGCAGGTTCGAAGAACGTCTCCGGCGGTCTGATCTACGCGGAGGAGTCGGCACCGTACACCATCGACAGCCTCTTCGATGGCTTTCGCGAGCAAGCGGCCGAACGGCCGGTCACGGAGTACCGCATTCACAACGTTGCGGGAAACAGCGTCAAAACGTACGATCTCACCGACCTCCACGAACACGACACCGACTGGTGTGACGCCGTCCTCCGGCGACGGATGGACTCGTGGCTCGAGGACCGCGTTCACGAGAAGACGAGCGAAACCGGCGGCGGCGTACTGACCGATGTCCGTGTGAACGGCCTCCTGCGCGAAAACGGGGAGATCGTCGGCGTCACCTGCGACGAACTCGATCCGATCGAAGCGGATCTGATCGTCGCCGCAGACGGGGTTAACTCCGAACTCGCCCGTGATGCGGGACTGATGGACTGGGACGAGCCCGATGAGTGGTTCCAGGGCGTCAAGGCGGTCGTCGACATGGAGCCCGACGTGATCGACGATCGATTCGATCTCGAGGCCGACGAGGGCGTTGCTCACCTGTTCTCGGGCGACCTCTTCGAGGACGTTCGCGGCGGTGGCTTCCTCTATACGAACGAAGACTCGCTGTCGATCGGGACCGTCTTCCACCTCGACAGCCTCGTCGAACAGCAAGCGGAGCCACACGAGCTGCTCGACGCGCTGCTCACTCATCCGCTCCTCGCGACCTGGCTCGGGGACGAGTACGACGAGCGGGAGTACGCCGCAAAGCTCGTACCAGACTCGAAAAAGGTCGCCCATCCAGAACCCTACCAGGATCGGCTCGTCCTCGTCGGAGACGCCGCCGGCCAGATGCAGGCACAGGGACCCATTATCAAGGGAATGAACCACGCGGTGACGGCGGGTGCGCTCGCGGCCGACGCGTTCGCGGTTACCCGCGGCAACGCCGATCCCGAGGCTGCCGGCCGACGGTACGCACAGATGCTCGAGGACTCGGGAACGATGGACAAACTCCGTCCCCGACGGTACGAGGTCGCCCGCGCCGTCGGAGAACGCGACCTCGTCACGAACGCCGTCGATCGCGTTCTCGAGTCGCCGATCGGATCGATCGCGGTTGGTAACCCGATCTCGAACCGACTGCTAAAGCGGGCGTACAACTCGCCGTTCCTCGTGTCGATGCTTCCCGACACCAGCACGGGCTACGTCACGCTCCCGTCCGTCATCGGTGAGACTCACGGAAAAACGATCCACTGGGACAACGAGATCGAACCGCCGACGCTCGAAGAACGCATCGGGGATCTCACCTACGACACGGACGTCGGCAACCCGCACATCGAACTCGTCGACGAGTCCTACGACGCGAGCGGGGCCGCAGTCGCCACCTGTCCGGTCAGCGCGGAGGACTTCGGCGGCGGCTGTTATCGCTCGGAGACCGTCCAGACGAACGGAACCGAAAAGACGGTCGTTAGCCTCGACACCCAGCCCTGCGTCGAATGCGGGACCTGCGCCGTCGTGGCCGAAACCGAGTGGGAACACCCACGTGGCGGCAAGGGCGTCGAGTACCGGGAGGGATAA